In a single window of the Tellurirhabdus bombi genome:
- a CDS encoding alpha/beta hydrolase family protein — translation MKYLSLLGLILLTGFVQAQTGKEKRIYQGQLGPIRLVLHLYTDSLTRQPAAHFESPDQGVKKIPIHRLSETADSLIAESKTINGVFKGKFEGNKQTAVGIWKQQGMEAPLTLKRVGAISEPARPQTPKPPFPYRSDNVTFANKDKSLQFGGTLTIPTGNGPFPTVVLLSGSGAQDRDETLLGHKPFWVIADHLSRAGFAVLRVDDRGVGQTTGNFDQSTAADFAQDALAAIDYLKTRPEVAKKKIGLIGHSEGGITAPLAATQSKDVAYLVSLAGVGVKGIDLLKRQYADIVRASGMLNEEFIGYFTSMQTAMLQAVANQPMSKTDLTADVRLAMANWQQSQPQERLQQMGVAGTAGQKMADEFAKAASAKWYHYIVKYDPAPVLSKLTIPVLALNGDKDMQVSAVENLAAIEKGLTQAGNKNFKTQTFPGLNHLFQTSTTGSIQEYGLLEETFSPQALEAMTTWLKEITK, via the coding sequence ATGAAATATTTATCACTTCTCGGTCTGATCTTACTCACCGGTTTTGTGCAGGCGCAAACAGGCAAGGAAAAGCGCATTTATCAGGGGCAATTAGGGCCAATCCGACTGGTTCTTCACCTGTATACGGATTCTCTGACACGCCAGCCCGCCGCCCATTTTGAAAGCCCCGATCAGGGCGTGAAAAAAATACCCATCCACCGCCTGTCCGAAACCGCTGATAGTCTGATCGCTGAATCAAAGACCATCAATGGGGTATTCAAGGGTAAATTCGAAGGAAACAAACAAACGGCAGTCGGCATCTGGAAGCAACAGGGAATGGAAGCTCCGCTCACCCTGAAGCGAGTGGGTGCCATATCCGAACCCGCCCGTCCGCAGACGCCAAAACCACCTTTCCCTTACCGGAGCGACAACGTCACATTTGCCAATAAAGACAAAAGCCTTCAGTTTGGCGGTACGCTGACCATTCCAACCGGGAACGGGCCTTTTCCAACAGTTGTGCTGCTCTCGGGCAGTGGTGCGCAGGATCGTGACGAAACGCTGCTGGGACACAAGCCGTTCTGGGTAATTGCCGACCACCTGAGCCGGGCCGGGTTTGCCGTATTGCGCGTCGATGACCGGGGCGTTGGGCAAACTACAGGTAATTTCGACCAGTCTACCGCCGCTGACTTTGCCCAGGATGCGCTGGCTGCTATTGATTACCTTAAAACTCGTCCAGAAGTTGCGAAAAAGAAGATTGGTCTGATTGGGCACAGCGAAGGGGGCATAACAGCGCCACTGGCTGCTACGCAATCGAAAGACGTAGCGTATCTGGTATCGTTGGCGGGTGTCGGTGTAAAAGGAATTGATTTGCTGAAGCGCCAGTATGCGGATATCGTCCGGGCTTCGGGGATGCTGAATGAAGAATTTATCGGCTACTTCACCAGCATGCAGACAGCGATGTTACAGGCTGTTGCCAATCAGCCCATGAGCAAGACCGACCTGACCGCCGATGTTCGGTTGGCAATGGCAAACTGGCAGCAAAGCCAGCCGCAGGAACGCCTGCAGCAGATGGGCGTTGCCGGCACCGCGGGACAGAAAATGGCCGATGAATTTGCGAAAGCAGCCAGCGCCAAGTGGTATCATTATATTGTTAAGTACGATCCGGCACCAGTATTGTCCAAATTGACCATTCCAGTATTGGCCCTCAACGGCGATAAAGACATGCAGGTATCGGCAGTAGAAAACCTGGCTGCGATCGAAAAAGGCTTGACCCAGGCCGGTAACAAAAATTTCAAAACGCAGACATTCCCCGGTTTAAATCACCTGTTTCAGACGTCAACAACAGGCTCCATTCAGGAGTATGGCTTGCTTGAAGAAACGTTCTCTCCGCAGGCGCTAGAGGCAATGACAACCTGGTTGAAGGAGATAACCAAGTAA
- a CDS encoding ABC transporter ATP-binding protein translates to MKNPYLALLATAWKYARQEKGRYLFIYSLFIASNLIVALHPLLFGWFINAIQQKGADVPTIALQFGGGFLLLKLAEWAFHGPARIMERELAFNVSRNFLTELYHQTLHLPVKWHKEHHSGATINRIRKAYEALKSFFQTGFVYMHTIFKCLFSFGAMLYFSPLYGSTGILLGALTVWVILKFDKPFIKAVDETNEREHDSSSMLFDSLSNIITVITLRLEKQMEAGMLGKIMQVFPPFRRNIRINEWKWFVASMLIGLIYVVVTAGYVHQHYTPGQVFAVGGLVTLLGYVNQFTSVFTDVAFQYTQIVQYNTDVQTARSISEAHSQHHQQDKEAALVSNWKTIGIRGLNFSHPTTALDVNRKMPSLTDISIQIERGKRIAFIGESGSGKSTLLTLLRGLYQPEFVEEIRVDGQPVASLSQIADSVTLFPQEPEIFENTVAYNITLGLPFEEADVSQACETSRFADIVDRLPLGLETSIQEKGVNLSGGQKQRLALARGVLAARDSDIVLLDEPTSSVDPKTEFEIYHKMLAQFSNKAVISTLHRLHLLPMFDYIYILRNGRVVDEGSFVHLRQHSMLFQEMWQHQQETKSEYLAA, encoded by the coding sequence TTGAAAAATCCATACCTGGCCTTACTTGCTACGGCCTGGAAATACGCCCGTCAAGAGAAAGGTCGCTACCTTTTTATTTATTCGCTTTTCATAGCTTCGAACCTGATTGTTGCCCTGCATCCGCTCCTATTTGGCTGGTTTATTAACGCCATCCAGCAGAAAGGAGCCGATGTTCCGACCATTGCGCTCCAGTTTGGCGGTGGCTTCTTACTCCTGAAACTAGCGGAATGGGCCTTCCACGGCCCCGCCCGGATTATGGAACGCGAGCTGGCCTTTAACGTCAGCCGGAATTTTCTAACCGAGCTGTACCACCAAACGTTGCACTTACCCGTTAAGTGGCACAAAGAGCACCACAGCGGCGCTACCATCAACCGCATCCGAAAAGCCTACGAAGCCCTGAAATCGTTTTTTCAGACGGGCTTTGTTTACATGCACACGATTTTCAAGTGTCTTTTTTCGTTCGGAGCGATGCTGTATTTTTCGCCACTTTACGGCTCGACGGGCATTCTGCTCGGCGCGCTAACCGTCTGGGTCATTCTGAAGTTTGACAAACCATTCATTAAAGCTGTTGACGAAACCAACGAACGCGAACACGACTCGTCGTCTATGCTGTTTGATAGCCTTTCCAACATCATTACGGTGATTACGCTGCGGCTCGAAAAGCAGATGGAAGCCGGTATGCTCGGCAAAATCATGCAGGTTTTCCCGCCCTTCCGGCGCAATATCCGCATCAACGAGTGGAAATGGTTTGTGGCCAGCATGCTGATTGGGTTGATTTATGTCGTCGTTACGGCGGGGTACGTACATCAGCATTATACACCGGGGCAGGTCTTTGCCGTGGGCGGTCTGGTTACACTCCTGGGTTATGTCAATCAGTTCACGAGCGTTTTCACGGATGTAGCGTTCCAATATACGCAGATTGTCCAGTATAATACGGACGTGCAAACGGCCCGTAGCATCAGCGAGGCACACAGCCAGCACCACCAGCAGGACAAAGAAGCAGCTTTGGTAAGCAACTGGAAAACCATCGGCATCCGTGGGCTGAACTTTTCGCACCCGACGACGGCCCTTGATGTGAACCGCAAAATGCCGAGCCTGACCGACATCAGCATTCAGATTGAACGCGGTAAACGCATTGCCTTCATTGGTGAAAGCGGCAGCGGAAAAAGTACCCTTCTGACCTTGCTACGCGGTTTGTACCAACCTGAGTTTGTCGAAGAAATCCGCGTGGACGGGCAGCCGGTGGCCAGTCTCAGCCAGATTGCCGATTCGGTGACGCTGTTCCCGCAGGAGCCCGAAATTTTTGAAAACACGGTGGCTTATAACATTACACTAGGCTTGCCGTTCGAAGAGGCGGATGTGTCGCAGGCTTGCGAGACGTCGCGTTTTGCCGATATTGTTGACCGGTTGCCGCTGGGTCTGGAAACGAGTATTCAGGAGAAAGGCGTTAACCTGTCTGGTGGGCAGAAGCAGCGGCTGGCGCTGGCCCGGGGCGTACTGGCCGCCCGTGATAGCGATATTGTCTTACTGGATGAGCCTACCAGCAGCGTGGATCCAAAAACAGAATTTGAAATTTACCACAAAATGCTGGCCCAGTTCTCCAACAAAGCCGTTATTTCAACCCTCCACCGCCTGCACCTGCTGCCGATGTTCGATTACATCTACATTCTGCGCAACGGGCGGGTTGTTGATGAAGGAAGCTTTGTTCACCTGCGTCAGCACAGTATGCTGTTCCAGGAAATGTGGCAGCACCAGCAGGAAACGAAAAGCGAATACCTGGCCGCCTAA
- a CDS encoding glycoside hydrolase family 1 protein, translating to MLATRSIQHTSPNPFRSFWMGGYECTDQQNCFGIRVDLAKTTGHLDMLDEDYQNLHPFGIHTVREGIRWSEVEKKAYQYDWSTVKLMLEKGRTHGIQQVWDLCHFGYPDDLTPLHPMFARRFAALCRAFVSFYRSVNPDGVLIVTPINEVSFISWLGGDVRGTSPYCVGQGWDVKYHLMRAYIEGVAALREADPTICIMSTEPLVNMVPPLKGTPQDISRAKKAHNAQYQAMDILTGRACPELGGSPDYVDIIGVNFYYNNQWVVEPNKPHHFLPWANEGNDPRWRPLRSLFQEVYERYGKPIVLSETSHPGEDRPHWIRYVASECAATLRRGLPLWGICLYPIIDRPDWDNLDHWHRSGLWDAELGEGLPPKRILSESYAQALLESQVVVRETGLSHQVSAGIRV from the coding sequence ATGCTTGCAACGCGCTCAATTCAACACACTTCTCCCAATCCGTTTCGTTCTTTCTGGATGGGCGGCTACGAATGCACCGATCAACAGAACTGCTTTGGTATTCGGGTCGATCTGGCGAAAACTACCGGCCACCTGGATATGCTGGACGAAGATTACCAAAATCTTCATCCGTTTGGTATTCACACGGTTCGGGAGGGTATCCGCTGGAGTGAAGTAGAGAAAAAGGCCTATCAATACGATTGGAGTACCGTTAAACTAATGCTGGAAAAAGGCCGTACTCACGGCATTCAGCAGGTATGGGATTTATGTCACTTCGGCTATCCGGACGATCTGACGCCCTTGCATCCGATGTTTGCCCGGCGCTTTGCGGCCCTCTGTCGGGCCTTTGTTTCGTTTTACCGTTCTGTTAACCCCGATGGGGTGCTTATCGTAACGCCCATCAATGAAGTGAGCTTTATTTCGTGGCTGGGCGGTGATGTTCGCGGCACGTCGCCCTATTGCGTAGGGCAGGGCTGGGACGTGAAATACCACCTGATGCGGGCTTATATTGAGGGGGTAGCTGCCCTACGGGAAGCCGATCCCACAATCTGCATTATGTCTACTGAACCGTTGGTAAACATGGTGCCGCCGCTGAAAGGCACACCCCAGGATATTTCCCGGGCCAAAAAAGCCCATAACGCCCAGTACCAGGCAATGGATATATTGACAGGACGGGCCTGCCCCGAACTGGGCGGATCGCCTGACTATGTGGATATTATCGGGGTGAATTTTTATTACAATAACCAATGGGTAGTGGAGCCAAACAAGCCCCATCATTTCCTGCCCTGGGCGAACGAAGGGAACGACCCACGCTGGCGGCCGCTGCGCAGTCTTTTTCAGGAAGTGTACGAACGCTACGGAAAGCCAATTGTGCTGAGCGAAACCAGCCATCCCGGTGAAGACCGACCGCACTGGATTCGGTACGTAGCCAGCGAGTGCGCAGCCACCCTGCGGCGTGGTTTGCCACTTTGGGGCATCTGCCTGTATCCCATCATTGACCGTCCCGACTGGGATAACCTGGATCATTGGCACCGCTCTGGCTTATGGGATGCGGAACTGGGAGAAGGGCTGCCTCCCAAGCGCATCTTGAGCGAATCGTACGCCCAGGCTCTGCTCGAAAGCCAGGTGGTTGTGCGGGAAACAGGTCTTTCGCATCAGGTCAGCGCGGGCATACGTGTCTAA
- a CDS encoding glycoside hydrolase family 125 protein: MNRRHFIQQSAGASLGLMVNSQWAAAALPPTFPVVRTAPDKRNFTSTAVEQTIERMKKTIRDPELAWLFENCFPNTLDTTVQFKEAGGKPDTFVITGDIDAMWLRDSTAQVWPYLPLTKNDAPLRQLVAGVIRRQSQCIRFDPYANAFYADETHESEWKKDRTDMKPGLHERKWELDSLCYPIRLAYHYWQTTGDTSPFDAGWLQAMQKVVQTCREQQRKTDRGPYKFGRETAWSTDTVPGDGYGNPTRPVGLIHSIFRPSDDATIFPFLVPSNWFAVVSLRQLATMIDKIQPNPALSKECRAMADEVEGALKQYAVYNHPKYGKMYALEVDGFGNHLLQDDSNVPNLISLPYLGVCPPTDPIYRNTRRFALSADNPYYFKGKAAEGIGSPHTLVNNIWTMSLTMRALTSTDDQEILTQLRQLKNTHAGTGFMHESFNQDDPAKFTRKWFAWANTLFGELVLKVAAERPHLLSKPL, from the coding sequence ATGAACCGTCGTCATTTTATTCAACAGTCAGCCGGGGCTAGTCTTGGTCTGATGGTCAATAGCCAGTGGGCCGCTGCCGCCCTCCCTCCAACCTTCCCCGTTGTTCGGACTGCTCCCGACAAGCGTAATTTCACCAGCACTGCCGTCGAACAAACCATCGAGCGGATGAAGAAAACCATCCGCGATCCGGAGCTGGCCTGGCTTTTCGAAAACTGTTTTCCAAATACGCTTGATACCACTGTTCAATTCAAAGAAGCGGGTGGAAAACCCGATACGTTTGTCATTACGGGCGATATTGATGCCATGTGGCTACGCGATAGCACGGCGCAGGTCTGGCCGTATTTGCCGCTGACCAAAAACGATGCTCCTTTGCGCCAGTTGGTTGCCGGGGTAATTCGGCGGCAGTCGCAATGCATCCGCTTCGATCCATACGCCAATGCTTTTTACGCCGACGAAACGCACGAAAGCGAGTGGAAAAAAGACCGCACCGACATGAAACCCGGCCTCCACGAACGAAAATGGGAGCTGGATTCGCTTTGCTACCCAATTCGGCTGGCTTACCATTATTGGCAAACCACGGGCGACACCAGTCCTTTCGACGCGGGCTGGTTGCAAGCCATGCAGAAAGTAGTGCAAACCTGTCGTGAGCAACAACGGAAAACGGATCGCGGACCGTATAAGTTCGGGCGGGAAACGGCCTGGTCGACGGATACGGTTCCGGGCGATGGCTACGGCAATCCAACGCGCCCCGTCGGACTGATTCACAGCATCTTCCGCCCTTCCGACGATGCGACGATTTTCCCATTCCTGGTGCCTTCCAACTGGTTTGCGGTGGTCTCACTGCGGCAGTTAGCTACCATGATTGATAAGATTCAACCCAATCCGGCCCTGTCAAAAGAATGTCGCGCCATGGCCGACGAGGTTGAAGGTGCATTGAAGCAATACGCCGTTTATAACCACCCGAAATACGGAAAAATGTACGCGCTGGAAGTAGATGGGTTTGGAAATCATCTGTTACAAGACGACTCCAACGTGCCCAATCTGATCTCGCTGCCGTACCTGGGCGTGTGTCCACCTACTGATCCTATTTACCGCAATACCCGGCGATTTGCGCTCAGCGCCGACAATCCGTATTATTTTAAAGGCAAAGCCGCCGAAGGAATTGGCAGTCCGCATACACTGGTCAATAATATCTGGACCATGAGCCTGACCATGCGAGCGCTGACTTCTACCGACGATCAGGAAATTCTAACCCAGCTCCGGCAGTTGAAAAACACCCACGCCGGTACGGGCTTTATGCACGAATCGTTCAATCAGGACGACCCGGCAAAATTCACCCGCAAGTGGTTTGCCTGGGCTAATACCCTGTTCGGCGAATTGGTTCTGAAAGTCGCCGCCGAACGTCCTCACCTGCTGAGTAAGCCGTTGTAA
- a CDS encoding M28 family peptidase, which produces MKITTLRATVGQALALGLCFSAAQAQTFTGFTPNRQAAEVKLEAEFKKQQSTAAFKKHLETLASAPHVAGTPENEKVRDYIAETMRKAGWQVDIYPHDIYLPKGPGEIAVELVEPTRQPLNIREFLFEQDKYAKDPRIMPGWNAYSGSGDVTAEVVYANYGRKEDFEQLKAMGVSVQGKIVMARYGGNFRGYKAQFAEAAGAAGVIIYTDPADNGYTKGLTFPEGPQPSESVIQRGSLLTVPYTGDPLTPFEPALPVDGKTKIKRLDPKDVALHKIPVTPIPYGSATEIMKRMTGARAVPGGWQGGLPFTYRLEGGSALKVRLMVKQEKAITRVYEVVGTLTGSEFPDEWIIAGCHYDAWSFGATDPNSGTAMLLSMTETLGKLAKAGQRPRRTIKVAHWDAEEFGVIGSAEWSEQFRDELTQKAVAYMNYDAAVSGRVFGASASPSMKKLLIEATQAVDYPDSNKTVYQHWLGQSKPRSGSTVGIASSAPATVANEPIIGNLGGGSDHIGPYMHVGIPSLNAGTGGPTLYHSAYDDLYFYDKFADPTYKMGPMVEQVVGTMTLRLANADLLPYDLARYANDLATHLKAAEKAIKTYSPTYSIEPLLNAVAELKKNTDAAETARQTYLQAGRTDKLAELNKTMRQLEQSFIDPKGMAFGAWYRSLYASSDPYSGYASWMLPGFLYEASLKSTANLPDLEARYKKAIDTLSGRLATLVQNMGSQSAALGGAKR; this is translated from the coding sequence ATGAAAATTACCACCTTACGCGCTACCGTTGGGCAGGCATTGGCTTTGGGCTTGTGCTTTTCCGCAGCCCAGGCGCAGACGTTTACCGGCTTCACGCCAAACCGCCAGGCGGCCGAAGTAAAACTAGAAGCAGAATTCAAGAAACAACAATCGACGGCGGCTTTTAAAAAGCATCTGGAAACATTGGCCAGTGCACCACACGTAGCGGGAACGCCAGAAAACGAAAAAGTGCGGGATTACATTGCCGAAACCATGCGCAAGGCAGGCTGGCAAGTCGATATTTATCCGCACGACATTTACCTGCCCAAAGGCCCCGGAGAGATTGCCGTCGAGCTGGTCGAGCCGACCCGGCAGCCGCTGAACATTCGCGAGTTCTTGTTTGAGCAGGACAAATACGCCAAAGATCCGCGCATTATGCCGGGCTGGAATGCCTACTCCGGTTCGGGCGATGTGACGGCTGAGGTGGTCTATGCCAATTACGGACGTAAGGAAGATTTTGAGCAACTCAAAGCGATGGGCGTTTCGGTGCAGGGCAAGATTGTCATGGCCCGTTACGGGGGCAATTTCCGGGGCTACAAAGCGCAGTTTGCCGAGGCGGCAGGCGCTGCGGGCGTGATTATTTACACCGATCCGGCGGATAATGGCTACACGAAAGGGCTGACCTTCCCCGAAGGACCGCAGCCGAGTGAAAGTGTCATTCAGCGCGGGTCGCTGCTAACTGTGCCGTATACCGGCGATCCACTAACGCCCTTTGAACCCGCGTTGCCCGTAGATGGGAAAACCAAGATTAAACGGCTGGATCCGAAGGACGTAGCGCTGCATAAAATTCCGGTGACTCCCATTCCGTATGGTTCGGCCACCGAGATCATGAAACGCATGACCGGAGCGCGGGCCGTACCGGGCGGCTGGCAGGGCGGATTGCCGTTCACCTACCGGCTGGAAGGCGGCTCCGCCCTGAAAGTTCGGTTGATGGTGAAGCAGGAAAAAGCGATTACCCGCGTTTACGAAGTGGTTGGCACCTTAACCGGCTCCGAGTTTCCGGACGAGTGGATCATTGCGGGCTGTCATTACGATGCCTGGTCGTTTGGCGCCACCGACCCCAACAGCGGAACGGCGATGCTGCTAAGTATGACCGAGACCCTGGGTAAACTCGCCAAGGCGGGCCAGCGTCCCCGGCGAACGATCAAGGTAGCCCATTGGGATGCCGAAGAATTTGGCGTAATCGGTTCGGCAGAATGGTCGGAGCAGTTTCGGGATGAGCTAACGCAGAAAGCCGTTGCCTACATGAACTACGATGCCGCCGTATCGGGGCGCGTATTCGGGGCCAGTGCTTCGCCCTCCATGAAAAAGCTGCTCATCGAAGCTACGCAGGCGGTTGACTATCCAGACTCCAACAAAACGGTGTATCAGCACTGGCTGGGCCAAAGCAAACCCCGTAGCGGCAGCACGGTCGGGATTGCGTCCTCGGCCCCGGCAACCGTCGCGAATGAGCCTATTATTGGCAACTTGGGTGGTGGTTCCGACCACATCGGGCCGTACATGCACGTGGGCATTCCGTCGCTGAATGCCGGTACAGGCGGGCCAACGCTCTATCACTCGGCCTACGATGATTTGTATTTCTACGATAAATTTGCCGACCCGACTTATAAAATGGGACCGATGGTGGAGCAGGTCGTTGGTACTATGACGCTACGACTGGCTAATGCCGATTTGTTGCCTTACGATCTAGCGCGGTACGCGAATGATCTGGCGACGCACCTGAAAGCGGCGGAAAAAGCCATCAAGACGTATTCACCCACGTATTCTATCGAACCATTACTGAACGCCGTTGCTGAGCTGAAGAAAAATACGGATGCGGCAGAAACAGCGCGTCAAACTTATCTGCAAGCGGGACGAACCGACAAATTGGCGGAATTGAACAAAACCATGCGTCAACTGGAGCAGTCTTTCATTGATCCGAAAGGCATGGCGTTTGGGGCCTGGTATCGCTCGTTATATGCTTCGTCTGATCCGTATAGTGGCTACGCGTCGTGGATGTTACCGGGTTTTCTCTACGAAGCTTCGCTAAAATCAACCGCCAATTTGCCGGATCTGGAAGCTCGTTACAAAAAAGCCATTGACACGCTGAGTGGCCGGTTGGCTACGCTGGTGCAAAACATGGGCAGCCAGTCAGCGGCGCTGGGTGGGGCCAAGCGCTAG
- a CDS encoding M1 family metallopeptidase — MQLRTSSLFLSLLTLSLGAWAQTAPSPRYNANDRFEQMGTMLPTPNTYRTASGSPGRDYFQNRADYDIKVELDDANQKIIGSEMVTYYNNSPDVLPYIWLQVEQNLFAKNSAGSRSRTGSVNPNGMSAAAMGAAMGQGAGRDYGYNITAVRDKAGKALKYTINETMMRVELPAPLKPGQSVSFGVDWNYVITDYRRSGYEFFPKDGNYNYFIAQWFPRLAAYNDVNGWQNKQFMGQGEFTLIFGNYKVAITVPNDHIVAASGECQNYKQVLSGTQFQRLQKAANSKTPVVIVTQAEAEAAEKAGGANAKPRGKKTWIYKADNVRDFAFASSRKFIWDAMQTDVYGDGKKIWSMSVYPKEGNPLWGQYSTRVVEHTLKSYGNRTFKYPYPVAISCHATSGGGMEYPMISFNGGRPEADGTYSERTKAGMIGVIIHEVGHNFFPMIVNSDERQWTWMDEGLNSFCEYLAEKEWDYNFPTSYGEPQGIVDYMKSDKAVLSPIMSSSDNVISLGPNAYSKPATALNILRETVMGRELFDYAFKEYANRWAFKNPEPADFFRTMEDASGVDLDWFWKGWFFGTEAVDQDLVEVDWFQVNSQNPEIVKAEARAEAQRRSNTISKQRDAATQKETVVSQDTSMRDFYNNYDPYKVTEADKKKYQEYLASLSEEERKLAESTQNFYTLTLKNKGGIPMPVIVRMQFEDGTDSVARFPAEIWRFNDQQVQKVLATSKRVTQWTLDPFKEIADIDTDNNAFPRQSESTRFQLFKQQQRRGAGEPNPMQQQRSTQPPGAQSGGRKN; from the coding sequence CAGAACCGCGCCGACTACGACATCAAAGTCGAACTGGACGACGCGAACCAGAAAATTATTGGTTCGGAAATGGTGACGTATTACAACAACTCGCCGGATGTGCTGCCTTATATCTGGTTGCAGGTTGAGCAAAATCTATTCGCTAAAAATTCGGCGGGTAGCCGCAGTCGCACCGGCAGTGTCAATCCCAACGGCATGTCAGCTGCGGCAATGGGAGCCGCGATGGGCCAGGGTGCTGGACGCGATTATGGGTATAACATCACTGCCGTGCGCGACAAAGCGGGTAAGGCGCTGAAATACACCATCAACGAAACCATGATGCGGGTTGAATTGCCTGCTCCGTTGAAGCCGGGGCAAAGCGTATCGTTCGGTGTTGACTGGAATTATGTAATCACGGATTATCGCCGCAGCGGATACGAGTTTTTCCCGAAAGATGGTAATTACAACTACTTCATTGCGCAGTGGTTTCCGCGTTTGGCCGCCTACAACGACGTGAATGGCTGGCAGAACAAGCAGTTCATGGGTCAGGGTGAGTTTACGCTGATTTTCGGGAATTATAAGGTAGCTATTACCGTTCCCAACGACCATATCGTGGCCGCTTCGGGCGAATGCCAGAACTACAAGCAAGTGCTGTCCGGGACGCAATTCCAGCGCTTGCAAAAAGCCGCCAACTCCAAAACGCCCGTTGTGATCGTCACACAGGCTGAAGCCGAAGCCGCCGAGAAAGCCGGGGGTGCGAACGCCAAACCAAGGGGCAAAAAGACCTGGATTTACAAAGCGGATAACGTCCGCGACTTCGCGTTTGCCTCGTCCCGCAAGTTCATTTGGGATGCCATGCAGACCGACGTATACGGTGATGGTAAGAAAATCTGGAGCATGTCCGTTTATCCGAAAGAAGGCAATCCGCTGTGGGGCCAATATTCGACGCGCGTGGTTGAGCATACGCTGAAATCCTACGGTAACCGCACGTTCAAATACCCGTATCCGGTAGCCATTTCCTGTCATGCTACGTCGGGCGGCGGGATGGAATACCCCATGATCAGCTTTAACGGGGGTCGCCCGGAAGCGGATGGAACTTATTCCGAGCGCACCAAAGCGGGCATGATTGGGGTAATTATCCACGAGGTAGGCCACAATTTTTTCCCCATGATTGTCAACTCCGACGAACGGCAGTGGACCTGGATGGATGAGGGGCTGAATAGTTTTTGTGAATATCTGGCGGAAAAAGAATGGGATTACAATTTCCCAACCAGCTACGGCGAACCCCAGGGAATCGTAGACTACATGAAGTCAGACAAGGCGGTTTTGTCGCCCATTATGTCTTCTTCCGATAACGTCATTAGCCTGGGACCCAACGCGTATTCCAAACCGGCGACGGCGCTGAACATCCTGCGGGAAACGGTGATGGGTCGCGAGCTGTTTGATTATGCGTTTAAAGAATATGCCAATCGCTGGGCCTTCAAAAACCCCGAACCCGCCGACTTTTTCCGCACGATGGAAGATGCCTCGGGCGTTGATCTGGACTGGTTCTGGAAAGGCTGGTTCTTTGGTACCGAAGCGGTTGATCAGGACTTGGTAGAAGTGGACTGGTTTCAGGTGAATTCACAGAATCCGGAAATCGTCAAAGCCGAAGCCCGCGCCGAGGCCCAACGCCGCAGCAACACCATCAGCAAGCAGCGCGATGCCGCCACCCAGAAAGAAACGGTGGTTTCGCAGGATACCAGTATGCGGGATTTCTACAACAACTATGACCCCTACAAAGTAACGGAGGCCGACAAGAAGAAATACCAGGAGTATCTGGCCAGCCTGTCGGAAGAAGAACGCAAACTGGCGGAATCAACGCAAAATTTTTACACGCTGACGCTGAAAAATAAAGGCGGTATTCCAATGCCGGTCATTGTTCGGATGCAGTTTGAAGATGGCACCGACTCCGTGGCCCGCTTCCCGGCTGAAATCTGGCGTTTCAACGACCAGCAGGTGCAGAAAGTACTGGCTACGTCGAAGCGCGTGACACAATGGACGCTCGATCCGTTCAAGGAAATTGCCGATATTGATACCGATAATAATGCATTCCCTCGTCAGTCGGAATCAACTCGTTTCCAGTTGTTCAAGCAACAGCAGCGACGTGGAGCCGGAGAGCCTAATCCCATGCAACAGCAACGGAGCACGCAACCTCCCGGCGCCCAAAGCGGCGGCAGAAAAAATTAA